The genomic DNA ACAACATCGCCGACATCGAGGTCAACCCGGTCGACGGCACCTTTGCGATCGCGTGGAACTCCTCCGTACGTGGCGACGCGTCATCCTTCAGCTTCAGCACTCGGGTCTTCGACATCAAGGGCAATCCCATCACGCCTGCCAACCCGCCTCTCGTCTCCAACATCAGCATCCATAACGGGGATGCACCGGCGATGGCGCGAAACGGCAATGACGGCTACGTCACCGTGTTTCAAAGCGGGGCCAGCAGCGTCAAGCTTGTCGTCCAGAACAACCGCGGCGAAGCGGTCCAGGGAGGGGTATACGATGTCGTGCCGAACTTGGCTGGTGTCGACAACGTCGATGTGGCGGAGCTCGGCGGCGGCAAGTTCCTCGTGAGTTATGCGGCCGGTGGTACAGTTTACACCAAGCTCATCACCCTGGGCCAGCAGGTTCCAACAAACGGCACCCCTGTCGCTTCTGGCAGCGACGCCGAAGTGGTCGCCCTCAAGAACGCGCAAGGCGAGCTGACGGGCGCTTATTCCGTTACTTTCCGTAGCGGCGGGACCGTCCAGACGCATGTTTATAATGCCAGCGGCGTCTATCAAAACACATATACGATTGGCACACAGGTCCTGGCTCTGGACGACGCCTTTCAAACCGTCGCCCTGACCGGCGGCCGTATCGCGGTTCTCTATAATTCTGTCGTCGGTTCTCCGAGCTCGCCGACGGACAATGGCGACATCTTCCTGAAGATCATCGATCCGAGCAAGCAGCCCAGCGATCCCGCAAGCATCGTAACCTATCCGACGGCGATCAACGCCAGGGCTGCGGTTGACGGGTTCGGGCCGCAATATACGCCCACTCTCACCGAGATGAAGGATGGCCGCCTTGCACTCGCGTGGTACGATCCGTCCTTCCCGGGCGGCGCCGCCATCTCGAACGTGATCTTCGACCCTCGGATCGCTCCCGTCACTGTAGAAGGTTCGGTGTACGGGCAGACGATGGATCTAGGTCACGATGATTATTACGTTGGGACCGAGTACGACGGCGATATCCTTCGGGGTCTCATCGGCAACGACACGCTTCTGGGCGGCGACGGGAACGATCATCTCAACGGCGGTGTTGGCGCCGACAGCCTCATCGGCGGCAACGGCCAGGATACCGCCAGCTACTGGGATGCAGATGTGGGGGTCGGAGTCTACCTCTGGGATCTCTCGAAAAACACGGGCGATGCAAAGGGCGACACCTACACCACCATAGAGGTGATCGCGGGCTCGGAGGACGTCGCGACCGGCGACACCATCGAGGGCGCCAAGGTCGGCCCCGGCGGCAACGACATCTTCTACGGCGGCCTGGGCAACGATATTCTGAGAGGGTTCATCGGAAGCGACCTCCTACAGGGTGCCGACGGCAACGATATGCTTGATGGTGGTGACGGCATTGATACGCTCAATGGCGGCCATGGTGCGGATACCCTGTACGGTGGTCTTGGGGCGGACGAGTTTTACGGTAGTACTCCTAGCGATGATTACCGCGATGTCGTCACCTACGAATTCTCAACTGCTGGCGTCGGTGTCGTGGCCAGTCTCATGAATGCCTCCCAAAATACGGGTGAGGCCCTAGGAGACGACTACAACAACTCCATCGACGATCTCGTCGGAACCAAGTGGAATGACGTCCTCATCGGTTCGAACTTCATCAATGCTCAGGTCAACGACTGGGTTTCCTATTACAACAAGCTGTCCGGCGGCGATGGCGACGATACATTGGAGGGCGGGGAAGGCGGCGACACGCTGGACGGTGGAGCCGGCTTCAACTTCGCATCCTACAGTTTGGCCTCAAAGAATGTGGAAGCCTACCTTGATGCCAGCAAGAACAACACCAATGACGCAGCAGGAGACGTCTTCATTGCGATCAGGGGCCTGATCGGCTCCGGTGGTCACGACACGCTTCACGGCAGCAATGCGGACGGCGAGCTAGGTCACAACGATCTCCGCGGCGGCGGCGGCAACGATGTGTTGCATGGCCTGAACGGCCACGA from Paenibacillus sp. includes the following:
- a CDS encoding calcium-binding protein, translating into MTFKFWNTESEVVTGSGLDRETVASLPNGGYVVAWRNNEKIYFQIYDGAGRKAFATPKLLVEDTRLHNIADIEVNPVDGTFAIAWNSSVRGDASSFSFSTRVFDIKGNPITPANPPLVSNISIHNGDAPAMARNGNDGYVTVFQSGASSVKLVVQNNRGEAVQGGVYDVVPNLAGVDNVDVAELGGGKFLVSYAAGGTVYTKLITLGQQVPTNGTPVASGSDAEVVALKNAQGELTGAYSVTFRSGGTVQTHVYNASGVYQNTYTIGTQVLALDDAFQTVALTGGRIAVLYNSVVGSPSSPTDNGDIFLKIIDPSKQPSDPASIVTYPTAINARAAVDGFGPQYTPTLTEMKDGRLALAWYDPSFPGGAAISNVIFDPRIAPVTVEGSVYGQTMDLGHDDYYVGTEYDGDILRGLIGNDTLLGGDGNDHLNGGVGADSLIGGNGQDTASYWDADVGVGVYLWDLSKNTGDAKGDTYTTIEVIAGSEDVATGDTIEGAKVGPGGNDIFYGGLGNDILRGFIGSDLLQGADGNDMLDGGDGIDTLNGGHGADTLYGGLGADEFYGSTPSDDYRDVVTYEFSTAGVGVVASLMNASQNTGEALGDDYNNSIDDLVGTKWNDVLIGSNFINAQVNDWVSYYNKLSGGDGDDTLEGGEGGDTLDGGAGFNFASYSLASKNVEAYLDASKNNTNDAAGDVFIAIRGLIGSGGHDTLHGSNADGELGHNDLRGGGGNDVLHGLNGHDTLDGGAGNDTLNGGHGHDLASYASSTVGVNVALPSGGNGAAGVDTFESIEGLIGSATGGDVLTGNGDANTLSGLGGNDTLIGGKGADVLNGGAGSDTVSYAAATGAVTVNLATGKGGGSDAEGDTYSSIENAVGSNFNDVFVGNDAVNTFQGGLGDDTYHVGAGDAVVEGAGGGNDKVVTNASFTLGAEIEALEATGVGAVALTGNALNNTITGNAAGNWIDGGMGADTMMGGAGDD